One segment of Deltaproteobacteria bacterium DNA contains the following:
- the tsaE gene encoding tRNA (adenosine(37)-N6)-threonylcarbamoyltransferase complex ATPase subunit type 1 TsaE, giving the protein MVEEKTVSWITSSPEQTERLGELLARLLDKGDVVALSGDLGGGKTTLTRGIARGMDVPDQYVIQSPTFTLINEYPGRVPLFHLDLYRIEVLRDGAELGLEEYLEPEGVSVIEWAEKLGPELPSSALVVELGYLGEYTRSIVIRAKTEKARHLLKALAESYPPERS; this is encoded by the coding sequence ATGGTCGAGGAGAAAACCGTTTCATGGATCACCTCGTCGCCGGAACAGACCGAGCGACTGGGCGAGCTGCTGGCGCGGCTCCTGGACAAGGGCGATGTGGTGGCCCTGAGCGGTGATTTGGGCGGAGGCAAGACGACATTGACACGAGGCATTGCTCGCGGCATGGACGTACCGGATCAATACGTCATCCAGAGTCCCACGTTCACCCTTATCAACGAATATCCGGGCCGCGTCCCTCTGTTCCATTTGGACTTGTATCGGATTGAAGTCCTTCGCGACGGCGCCGAGTTGGGTCTGGAGGAATATTTGGAGCCCGAAGGGGTCAGCGTCATCGAGTGGGCCGAAAAATTGGGCCCGGAACTTCCATCCAGCGCCCTCGTTGTGGAACTCGGCTACTTGGGGGAATATACAAGGAGTATCGTTATCCGGGCCAAAACCGAAAAAGCGCGCCACCTGCTGAAGGCGCTGGCCGAATCTTATCCTCCTGAAAGATCTTGA
- a CDS encoding aspartate kinase, with amino-acid sequence MALIVRKYGGSSVADLEKIRNIARKLVDLRREGNDLIVVLSAMKGETDRLINLAKEINPRPDPREMDCLVSIGEQTTVSLMAMTLIGMGQDAVSLLGHQARILTDNAFGSARIENVDASRMRDELKKGRIVVVAGFQGIDPDENITTLGRGGSDTTAVALAAAVSADVCEIFTDVTGVFTTDPNVVPKARKLDRISYDEMMEMASLGAKVLEIRSVEYAKNYNVPLHVRSTFSDEQGTMVVKEDKNMEKQVVSGVAYDKNEARLTVTKVPDRPGIAYKILKPISDANIVVDMIIQNTRAEDMTDITFTVPKKDFQTAMHLLQETAKEIGATRVLGDDNISKVSIVGVGMRNHPGVATEMFGVLSQHNINIMMISTSEIKISCVIDEKYTELAVRVLHDAFGLGKDPKEAHQ; translated from the coding sequence TTGGCGCTAATTGTAAGAAAGTACGGGGGTAGTTCCGTCGCCGATCTGGAAAAGATCCGGAACATCGCTCGAAAATTGGTGGACTTGAGGCGGGAGGGAAACGATCTTATTGTGGTGCTGTCCGCCATGAAGGGCGAAACGGACCGACTTATCAATCTGGCAAAGGAAATCAACCCCAGACCGGATCCCAGGGAAATGGACTGTCTTGTCTCCATCGGCGAACAGACCACGGTTTCGCTCATGGCCATGACTCTGATAGGCATGGGGCAGGACGCGGTTTCATTGTTGGGTCACCAGGCGAGAATTCTCACGGACAACGCTTTCGGCTCCGCCCGTATCGAGAACGTGGACGCCTCACGCATGCGTGATGAATTGAAGAAGGGCCGGATCGTCGTAGTGGCCGGTTTTCAGGGCATCGATCCGGACGAAAACATCACCACCCTGGGTCGCGGCGGCTCCGACACCACGGCCGTTGCGCTGGCCGCCGCCGTATCGGCCGACGTGTGTGAGATTTTCACGGACGTCACCGGAGTCTTCACTACCGATCCCAACGTGGTCCCCAAAGCCCGAAAACTGGACAGAATTTCCTATGATGAAATGATGGAAATGGCCAGTCTTGGGGCCAAAGTTCTAGAGATCCGTTCCGTCGAGTACGCAAAAAACTACAACGTTCCCCTCCATGTTCGATCCACATTTTCCGATGAACAGGGAACGATGGTGGTCAAGGAGGATAAGAATATGGAAAAACAAGTGGTTTCCGGCGTGGCTTACGACAAGAACGAGGCCAGGTTGACGGTCACCAAGGTCCCTGACAGGCCGGGAATCGCATATAAGATCCTGAAGCCCATTTCGGACGCGAACATCGTAGTGGACATGATCATTCAGAACACTCGGGCCGAGGACATGACGGACATCACCTTCACGGTTCCGAAAAAAGATTTCCAGACCGCGATGCACCTTCTGCAGGAAACGGCCAAAGAGATCGGGGCGACTCGAGTGCTGGGGGATGACAACATCTCAAAAGTGTCCATCGTGGGTGTAGGCATGAGAAACCATCCGGGGGTGGCCACCGAGATGTTCGGCGTGCTGTCCCAGCACAATATCAACATCATGATGATCAGCACCAGCGAGATCAAAATCTCCTGCGTGATCGACGAGAAGTACACGGAATTGGCCGTAAGGGTGCTGCACGACGCTTTCGGCTTGGGCAAGGATCCCAAAGAAGCGCATCAGTAA
- a CDS encoding holo-ACP synthase, giving the protein MILGIGVDLVKISRIERMLDRWNHRFLNRVYTPDEIARCARRKRPAASFAMRFAAKEALSKALGTGFRQGLAWKDIEVGHDRRGKPMLLLRGKAEQIAAEQNVLRSHVSLSDDGEYAVAMVVLED; this is encoded by the coding sequence GTGATTCTTGGCATTGGAGTGGATCTCGTAAAGATATCCAGGATCGAAAGAATGCTCGACCGGTGGAACCACCGTTTCCTGAATCGCGTGTACACGCCCGACGAAATCGCCCGGTGCGCACGACGAAAACGCCCGGCCGCGTCTTTTGCCATGCGTTTTGCGGCAAAAGAGGCGCTTTCCAAAGCTCTGGGAACCGGCTTTAGGCAGGGGTTGGCGTGGAAGGATATCGAGGTTGGTCACGACCGCCGGGGGAAGCCCATGCTGCTGCTTCGAGGTAAAGCCGAACAGATCGCCGCCGAACAAAACGTGCTCAGGTCTCATGTGAGCCTTTCCGACGACGGCGAATATGCGGTCGCCATGGTGGTGTTGGAGGACTGA
- a CDS encoding NAD(P)H-hydrate dehydratase: MLVVTAEEMRILDRRTIEEVGVPGSVLMENAGRTAYQIADRCFGPFRGKRICVLAGRGNNGGDGFVLARYFFEDEARVQVFLLSSMDRVTGDARINLDICRKLGVPIHEVLSEDDLPASETQWAHAYLLVDALLGTGLSSEVRGLYGKAIQAMNRFPAKVLAVDIPSGLDSNRGVALGEAVQADVTVTFGLPKIGQVIYPGRALTGALYCANISIPRRLIGELEVVRELLTFEGIRLPEERNPAGHKGNFGHLFVLAGSTGKTGAADLVCRSAAHVGTGLVTLGIPRSLNSIMEIKLTEPMTEPLPETAEACLGMVSLESIMGIMERKTALALGPGISTRPETAELVRELVRSSPLPVVLDADGLTAISDDTRVLKQARSPLILTPHPGEMARMTKLSTVEIQADRPAAARTFAREHGVYLVLKGARTLIAYPDGSLFINSTGNPGLATGGSGDVLTGIIAGFLALGLPPGEAAKTGVFLHGWTADWIAARKAPVGYLAGDVCEALPECLARLESRRKEPGDTPLVPLVTTVP; this comes from the coding sequence ATGCTCGTGGTAACGGCCGAAGAAATGAGGATTTTGGACCGTCGAACCATCGAAGAGGTAGGCGTCCCGGGGTCGGTTCTGATGGAGAACGCCGGTCGGACGGCGTATCAGATCGCGGATCGTTGTTTCGGGCCGTTTCGAGGGAAACGTATTTGCGTGCTGGCCGGCCGCGGCAATAACGGCGGCGACGGATTTGTGCTGGCCCGTTACTTCTTCGAGGATGAAGCCCGGGTTCAGGTCTTCCTGCTCTCGAGCATGGACCGGGTAACAGGCGACGCCCGGATCAATCTCGATATCTGTCGAAAGCTGGGTGTGCCCATCCATGAAGTCCTCTCCGAGGATGACCTGCCCGCATCGGAGACGCAATGGGCCCACGCATACCTTCTAGTAGACGCCTTGTTGGGCACCGGTCTCAGTTCCGAAGTCCGAGGACTGTACGGCAAGGCCATTCAAGCCATGAACCGGTTTCCAGCCAAGGTGCTGGCCGTGGACATTCCGTCCGGCCTGGACTCGAACCGAGGCGTGGCTTTGGGGGAAGCGGTTCAGGCGGACGTGACCGTGACATTCGGATTGCCCAAAATAGGTCAGGTCATCTATCCGGGCAGGGCGCTTACCGGGGCATTGTACTGTGCGAACATCTCGATACCGCGCCGCCTGATCGGCGAATTGGAAGTCGTTCGAGAGCTTCTGACCTTTGAAGGAATACGGCTCCCCGAGGAACGAAATCCGGCCGGCCACAAAGGCAATTTCGGACACCTCTTTGTCCTGGCCGGGAGCACGGGCAAGACCGGAGCCGCGGACCTGGTCTGCCGCTCGGCGGCCCATGTGGGAACAGGACTGGTAACACTGGGTATTCCGCGCAGCCTCAATTCAATCATGGAGATAAAGTTGACGGAACCCATGACCGAGCCCTTGCCCGAGACGGCCGAGGCGTGTCTGGGCATGGTTTCCCTCGAGTCTATCATGGGCATTATGGAGCGCAAAACCGCCCTGGCTTTGGGGCCGGGTATTTCCACCAGGCCCGAAACCGCGGAGCTGGTCAGGGAACTCGTTCGGAGCAGTCCGTTGCCCGTGGTTTTGGACGCGGACGGGTTGACCGCCATATCCGACGATACGAGGGTGTTGAAGCAAGCCCGATCCCCGTTGATCCTGACTCCCCATCCGGGAGAGATGGCGCGGATGACTAAACTTTCAACGGTCGAGATTCAAGCGGACCGACCGGCCGCGGCTCGGACGTTTGCGAGAGAGCACGGCGTATACCTGGTGCTGAAGGGAGCGAGAACCTTGATCGCCTATCCGGATGGAAGCCTGTTCATCAATTCTACGGGAAATCCCGGGCTGGCCACAGGCGGGTCCGGCGACGTCTTGACCGGAATCATTGCAGGATTTCTGGCATTAGGGTTGCCCCCTGGCGAAGCGGCCAAAACGGGCGTTTTTCTGCACGGGTGGACCGCGGACTGGATCGCCGCTCGTAAAGCGCCTGTCGGATACCTTGCCGGAGACGTGTGCGAAGCCTTGCCGGAATGTCTGGCTCGGCTCGAATCCCGAAGAAAAGAGCCCGGTGACACCCCCTTGGTCCCGCTGGTTACGACCGTACCGTAG
- the fetB gene encoding iron export ABC transporter permease subunit FetB: MGAVDIGPLQLGLCVVFVLCSGLCSLALKLKLERDLMIGAVRTFAQLYLMGYVLRFVFGLSQAWPVLIIFCGMIFFAAWTIRGRIEERTVPFFQSTLVSMLVTYVVVTVTVTGVIVQAKPWYLPQYFIPLGGMVVGNSMNAIAVALDRLFSELRNRRAEVEMMLCLGADYREATQSIMANAVRAGMIPSINAMMGVGIVFLPGMMTGQILAGSDPVLAIKYQIVVMLMLTASTALGSVVVVWLARKNCFTHAQQLKLGE, translated from the coding sequence ATGGGCGCTGTTGACATAGGACCGCTGCAACTGGGCCTGTGTGTGGTGTTCGTGCTGTGTTCCGGCCTATGTTCGCTGGCGTTGAAACTGAAGCTCGAGCGGGACCTGATGATCGGAGCCGTGCGAACGTTCGCCCAGCTATATCTCATGGGTTATGTCCTGCGCTTTGTATTCGGCCTCTCGCAAGCGTGGCCCGTACTGATCATCTTCTGCGGCATGATCTTTTTCGCCGCCTGGACCATTCGTGGAAGGATCGAAGAAAGGACGGTCCCTTTCTTTCAATCCACCCTGGTGTCCATGCTCGTCACCTACGTGGTGGTCACCGTCACGGTAACCGGGGTGATCGTCCAGGCCAAACCGTGGTATCTGCCCCAGTACTTCATACCCCTCGGAGGCATGGTGGTCGGAAATTCGATGAACGCCATCGCCGTGGCGCTGGACCGGCTGTTTTCCGAGTTGAGAAACCGGAGGGCGGAGGTGGAAATGATGCTGTGCCTGGGAGCGGACTATCGGGAAGCCACCCAGAGCATCATGGCAAACGCGGTTCGCGCCGGTATGATTCCGTCCATCAACGCCATGATGGGGGTGGGCATCGTATTTCTACCCGGCATGATGACGGGACAAATCCTGGCCGGCTCGGACCCGGTGTTAGCCATCAAGTACCAGATCGTAGTAATGCTCATGCTCACCGCATCCACGGCCCTCGGCAGCGTGGTCGTGGTGTGGCTGGCCCGGAAAAACTGTTTTACTCACGCGCAACAGCTCAAACTGGGGGAATAA
- a CDS encoding pyridoxine 5'-phosphate synthase: protein MPKLSVNIDHIATIRQARRTFEPEPVTAAVLAELGGADGITCHLREDRRHIQDRDVSLLRKVVTSKLNLEMAATEEMIRIAREVGPDMVTLVPEKREELTTEGGLDIAGNFDSLSRAVAQLKKGGPAVSLFVDAAFHQIAAAKEAGGDIVEIHTGRYADAASEDEASERFEEVLNAARNAADLGLRVAVGHGLTYQNVKRFDGIPEIEEFSIGHSIIARAVMVGIERAVRDMIALIRG, encoded by the coding sequence ATGCCGAAACTCTCTGTGAATATCGATCACATCGCCACTATACGGCAAGCAAGAAGAACCTTCGAACCCGAGCCGGTGACCGCGGCCGTGCTGGCGGAATTGGGCGGAGCGGACGGCATCACCTGTCATCTCAGGGAAGACCGCAGGCACATCCAGGATCGCGATGTATCCCTGTTGAGAAAGGTCGTCACGTCAAAACTGAATCTCGAAATGGCGGCCACGGAAGAAATGATTCGAATCGCCCGAGAGGTAGGTCCCGATATGGTCACGCTGGTTCCGGAAAAGAGGGAAGAACTGACTACGGAGGGCGGACTCGATATTGCCGGTAATTTCGATTCGTTGTCCCGCGCGGTGGCGCAGCTCAAGAAAGGGGGGCCGGCCGTAAGCCTGTTCGTAGACGCCGCGTTCCATCAGATTGCTGCGGCAAAGGAGGCCGGTGGAGACATCGTCGAGATTCACACGGGCCGGTATGCGGACGCCGCTTCCGAGGATGAGGCTTCGGAACGTTTCGAAGAAGTGCTGAACGCGGCGCGAAACGCGGCGGACTTGGGACTTCGAGTGGCTGTCGGCCACGGTCTGACGTATCAGAATGTAAAACGGTTCGACGGAATTCCTGAAATCGAGGAGTTCAGCATCGGCCACTCCATTATCGCCCGAGCCGTGATGGTGGGTATCGAACGAGCGGTGCGGGACATGATCGCGCTTATTCGGGGGTAG
- a CDS encoding B12-binding domain-containing radical SAM protein → MHYEGMLIRPPSEANSILLQATVGCSHNICTFCVTYKDKRFRIKDNETLMSDLRFASHYCKRQDRLFIMDGDALIMPQERLVRLLDNIREMLPWVRRVGLYANAKSVRMKTDEELNELRGKGLGIAYYGVESGDGDTLKRIQKGSTPETLIEQGQRLKRAGIKLSVTVLLGIAGRSRSLEHARATGALLTEMDPDYVGALTVIVIPGTELWEEQQRGAFEIPDVNGFLTELREMIAHTHLTGGLFFSNHASNYLPVKARLPQDREKTLALIDRALVGEVELKPEWMRAL, encoded by the coding sequence ATGCACTATGAAGGGATGCTGATCCGTCCCCCGAGCGAGGCGAACAGCATTCTGCTGCAGGCCACCGTGGGCTGCAGCCATAACATATGCACGTTTTGTGTTACGTACAAAGACAAACGGTTCCGCATCAAAGACAATGAAACGTTGATGAGCGATCTTCGGTTCGCTTCCCACTACTGCAAGCGCCAGGACCGGCTGTTCATCATGGACGGGGACGCCCTCATCATGCCGCAGGAGCGGTTGGTCCGGCTTCTGGACAACATTCGGGAAATGCTTCCCTGGGTCCGGCGTGTGGGCTTGTACGCCAATGCCAAATCCGTTCGCATGAAAACGGATGAGGAATTGAACGAGCTTCGCGGTAAGGGACTGGGCATCGCCTATTACGGTGTGGAGAGCGGGGACGGGGATACCCTGAAACGGATCCAGAAAGGCTCGACTCCTGAAACTCTGATCGAACAGGGACAAAGGCTCAAGCGGGCCGGTATCAAGCTCAGTGTAACCGTGTTATTGGGTATCGCCGGCAGGTCGCGGTCTCTCGAGCATGCAAGGGCCACCGGGGCGTTATTGACTGAAATGGATCCGGATTACGTTGGGGCCCTCACCGTCATTGTCATTCCCGGAACGGAACTGTGGGAAGAACAGCAGCGAGGGGCTTTCGAAATTCCGGATGTAAACGGTTTCTTGACGGAACTGCGCGAGATGATCGCCCACACGCATCTGACGGGCGGACTTTTCTTCTCGAACCACGCCTCGAACTATCTGCCCGTCAAAGCTCGGCTTCCGCAAGACAGGGAGAAGACGTTGGCCTTGATCGATCGCGCACTGGTCGGGGAGGTTGAGCTGAAGCCGGAGTGGATGAGGGCTCTATGA
- a CDS encoding ATP-binding cassette domain-containing protein, with amino-acid sequence MNTAMFRLESVSLAFRPGRFLFRNVTLEVACGDVALLQGPSGCGKSSFLKLLNRIQEPSEGKIFFEGRSVDHFPVTELRRRVSYLHQSPVLLKGSVGENLRLPFSLRASGRKNAPGEAELRQWLERYLLSEVSLEDAAENCSVGQKQRLCLIRALLLNPEVLLLDEPTSALDEESASIVEREIVRANRETGVSVFWVTHHPVNLPTAVPVRRFKITSQTVSEG; translated from the coding sequence ATGAATACCGCGATGTTCCGTCTTGAAAGCGTTTCCCTTGCCTTTCGCCCGGGCCGTTTCCTGTTCAGGAACGTGACCCTTGAGGTTGCCTGCGGGGATGTGGCGCTGCTACAGGGCCCTTCAGGATGCGGCAAGTCAAGTTTCCTGAAACTGCTGAACCGCATTCAAGAACCCTCGGAAGGCAAAATCTTTTTCGAGGGACGATCCGTCGATCATTTCCCTGTGACAGAGCTGCGCCGTCGCGTTTCATACCTCCATCAGTCGCCGGTTTTGTTGAAAGGATCGGTAGGGGAGAATTTGCGACTCCCCTTCAGCCTCCGGGCCTCGGGTCGCAAAAATGCTCCGGGTGAGGCCGAACTCCGGCAGTGGCTCGAACGGTACCTGCTCTCGGAAGTGTCCTTGGAAGATGCGGCCGAGAACTGCTCCGTGGGTCAAAAACAACGACTTTGCCTGATCCGGGCCCTACTCCTGAATCCGGAGGTGCTGCTGCTGGACGAGCCGACGTCCGCTTTGGATGAGGAGTCCGCCTCCATCGTGGAACGTGAAATCGTCCGGGCGAACCGGGAGACGGGCGTCTCCGTTTTCTGGGTGACGCATCATCCCGTAAATCTTCCCACGGCCGTTCCCGTACGTCGATTCAAAATCACGTCCCAGACCGTCTCAGAGGGGTAA
- a CDS encoding PAS domain S-box protein: MREFSETKNFLDNILESSTKYSIIGKDLNHRILSWNEGARRNYGYTAEQIIGRDSSILHTPEDLESGIVDKMLDMAYEKGLAEAEFQRVRKDGSRFMASVVVTRRNDPSGNPLGFLLMSNDISEKKEAEEQLREASQYARSLIEASLDPLVTISPEGKITDVNEATIKATGFSRDKLIGTDFSDYFTEPETARKGYEQVFQKGFVTDYALTIRHNNGQLTDVLYNASVYKDTRENVIGVFAAARDVTAQQQTSQYARSLIESSLDPLVTISIDGKITDVNEATIRVTGVGRDQLIGTDFSNYFTEPEKAREGYQQVFAKGFVTHYALTIRHNNGQLTDVLYNASVYKDTRENVIGVFAAARDVTARKRVEEELFEQRRRELDRLAELEKFQKLTVGRELKMVELKKEIEDLRKINEEYERKLSQRV; the protein is encoded by the coding sequence ATGCGCGAGTTCTCGGAAACAAAGAACTTCCTGGATAACATCCTCGAGAGTTCGACCAAATACTCGATCATCGGAAAAGATCTGAACCACCGTATCCTCTCATGGAACGAGGGGGCCCGGCGCAACTACGGCTACACGGCGGAGCAGATCATAGGCAGAGACTCGAGCATCCTACACACGCCCGAGGACCTCGAGTCGGGCATCGTGGACAAGATGCTGGATATGGCCTATGAAAAAGGACTGGCCGAGGCCGAGTTTCAGCGGGTTCGCAAAGACGGCTCCCGTTTCATGGCGAGCGTGGTTGTTACACGCCGAAACGACCCTTCAGGTAATCCCCTCGGCTTTCTGCTCATGAGTAACGACATCTCGGAAAAGAAGGAGGCTGAGGAACAACTCCGCGAGGCTTCGCAGTATGCCAGGAGCCTGATCGAGGCCAGTCTCGACCCCCTGGTCACCATCAGCCCCGAAGGAAAGATTACGGACGTCAATGAAGCGACCATCAAAGCTACCGGCTTTTCCAGGGACAAGCTTATCGGAACGGACTTCTCGGACTACTTCACCGAGCCTGAGACTGCACGCAAGGGATATGAGCAGGTATTTCAAAAAGGCTTTGTCACCGACTACGCGCTGACTATCCGCCACAATAACGGTCAGCTCACCGATGTTCTTTATAACGCCAGCGTGTATAAAGACACCCGCGAGAACGTGATTGGGGTTTTTGCCGCGGCGCGCGACGTCACGGCCCAACAGCAGACTTCACAATATGCCCGAAGTCTGATCGAATCATCCCTCGACCCGCTGGTGACGATCAGCATCGACGGCAAAATCACGGACGTCAACGAGGCTACGATTCGGGTCACGGGCGTCGGTCGCGACCAGTTGATCGGCACCGACTTTTCCAACTATTTCACGGAACCCGAAAAAGCTCGCGAAGGCTATCAACAGGTATTTGCCAAGGGCTTTGTTACCCACTACGCGCTGACCATTCGCCACAACAACGGCCAACTCACCGATGTTCTTTACAACGCCAGCGTGTACAAAGACACCCGAGAAAACGTGATAGGCGTCTTTGCCGCCGCGCGCGACGTAACGGCGCGTAAACGCGTCGAGGAGGAATTGTTCGAACAGCGTCGGAGAGAGCTGGACCGGCTGGCGGAGCTTGAAAAATTCCAGAAACTGACGGTGGGGCGCGAACTCAAGATGGTTGAACTGAAGAAGGAAATCGAGGATCTAAGAAAAATCAATGAAGAATATGAGCGCAAATTAAGCCAGAGGGTGTGA
- a CDS encoding class II aldolase/adducin family protein yields MRQLIKFGKKIVEQGLTGAFFGNVSGREGDRIWISTSGSMLDELEHELVQVHVRDPGPEDSRASSDLVLHRAVYARTKARYVFHGHPTYSVVLSLINKAGDRLEPDDMESRHVLKGIPILDGNVSREELAPVLAETLADAPAAIVRGHGVFSAGADPVGAFACLCAVEHACRVLYLVSMKRRLDSKVKRSSTRSSL; encoded by the coding sequence ATGCGTCAACTGATCAAATTCGGAAAAAAGATCGTCGAACAGGGACTCACCGGAGCTTTTTTTGGAAATGTAAGCGGCCGTGAAGGCGATCGCATATGGATCAGCACCAGCGGGAGTATGCTGGATGAGCTGGAACATGAACTGGTTCAGGTGCATGTGAGGGATCCCGGGCCCGAGGACTCGAGGGCCTCTTCGGATCTGGTGCTGCACCGAGCCGTCTATGCACGGACGAAGGCTCGCTATGTGTTTCACGGGCATCCTACCTACTCGGTGGTTCTATCGCTCATTAACAAGGCGGGAGATCGGCTCGAGCCGGACGACATGGAGAGCCGGCACGTACTGAAGGGGATTCCCATCCTCGACGGCAATGTGTCGAGAGAGGAATTGGCTCCCGTATTGGCGGAAACCTTGGCGGACGCGCCTGCGGCTATTGTGCGGGGGCACGGCGTTTTTTCGGCGGGAGCGGATCCGGTGGGAGCCTTTGCGTGCCTGTGCGCGGTCGAGCATGCGTGCCGGGTTCTATATCTGGTAAGCATGAAGAGGCGTTTGGATTCGAAGGTTAAGCGGTCATCTACCCGGTCTTCCTTATAG
- a CDS encoding radical SAM protein codes for MAQTERPKMLFADDQGRIYDHPYMEMAGFDGRGNVLPRREDLTDLPEFSKLFFLPGRPPVGYDPRSGKMRVVEEVKLGKRRIRCHAVAAFPEPGYARTLLPAARYTSKGPMLPLWAYTAVGMDESGFCASAFLVEHNPAWDPRNYDDRDLMSALERMEAREGTNPLLDHVRNCAVNNHCFAAKNLFLKRWEAPLPVSRTCNARCLGCLSRQEEGSSCVASHDRISFRPTVGNVLDLAVPHLEGAENAIVSFGQGCEGEPLTESKLIAESVSAMRRQTSKGTINLNTNGSWPDRVAGIMDAGLDSIRISLNSARSDLYHAYYRPKGYSFQDVVSSLKLSVERQRFTMINYLIFPGITDDEAEIQALEQLLRDTGGHFVHFKNLCIDPGLYLNHMPRSNQKAVGIRTAYERIRDAFPGLTIGYFNKTVTDAGEPVEGRGRLALS; via the coding sequence ATGGCTCAAACCGAGCGGCCGAAAATGCTGTTCGCCGACGATCAGGGCCGAATATACGATCACCCGTACATGGAAATGGCCGGATTTGACGGACGCGGCAATGTATTGCCGAGGCGCGAGGATCTAACGGATTTACCTGAATTCAGCAAGCTGTTCTTTCTGCCCGGACGGCCGCCGGTGGGTTACGACCCCCGGAGCGGGAAAATGAGGGTGGTGGAAGAAGTCAAACTCGGAAAACGGCGGATCCGATGCCATGCGGTGGCGGCGTTTCCGGAGCCCGGCTACGCGAGAACACTCCTCCCTGCCGCCCGGTACACATCGAAAGGCCCCATGCTTCCTCTATGGGCTTACACGGCCGTGGGAATGGACGAATCGGGCTTTTGCGCCTCGGCCTTTCTGGTGGAACACAATCCCGCCTGGGATCCTCGAAACTACGATGACCGCGACCTGATGTCGGCTCTTGAACGTATGGAGGCGCGGGAGGGAACGAATCCCCTTCTGGATCACGTCAGAAACTGCGCGGTAAACAACCACTGTTTTGCCGCAAAGAACCTGTTTCTCAAGCGTTGGGAGGCTCCCCTTCCGGTGAGCCGAACGTGCAATGCCCGATGCCTGGGCTGTCTTTCCCGGCAGGAGGAAGGCAGTTCCTGCGTGGCTTCCCACGACAGGATTTCATTCCGCCCCACGGTCGGCAACGTGCTGGACCTGGCCGTACCTCATCTAGAGGGTGCCGAGAATGCCATTGTCAGTTTCGGGCAGGGATGCGAAGGCGAACCGCTCACGGAAAGCAAACTGATTGCCGAGTCGGTGTCCGCCATGCGAAGGCAAACATCGAAAGGGACTATCAATCTAAACACGAACGGCAGTTGGCCCGACCGGGTGGCCGGCATCATGGACGCCGGATTGGACTCGATCCGAATCAGCCTGAACAGCGCGAGGTCGGATCTCTACCATGCTTACTATCGTCCCAAGGGGTATTCGTTTCAGGACGTCGTGAGTTCTTTGAAACTCAGCGTTGAAAGGCAGCGGTTCACAATGATCAACTACCTGATCTTCCCTGGAATTACCGACGACGAAGCCGAAATTCAAGCCCTCGAACAGCTCCTGAGGGATACGGGGGGTCATTTCGTTCATTTCAAGAATCTGTGTATAGACCCCGGTCTGTATCTGAACCATATGCCTCGATCAAACCAAAAAGCAGTAGGAATACGGACCGCCTATGAGCGAATCCGGGACGCGTTTCCAGGGCTGACCATCGGATACTTCAACAAGACGGTGACGGATGCCGGAGAGCCGGTTGAAGGAAGAGGCCGACTTGCATTATCCTAG